A genomic segment from Balneola sp. encodes:
- a CDS encoding DUF4199 domain-containing protein has product MENEEYPSYWSSVFIGAIIVGLIMSVLGLLSQYMTINSEPTGAPFGLPQLIGILVCLVGAIGGFFGVRHYAKENEITFPIGKGALIGLFVGLVGTLISTVISIIWTYLIDPDLGQAVYDWSIANLEAMGLTDDQLEAQMRFIPEPNSTSAMITQTGIWLAVLGILNSVSGLIGAKVFASEDED; this is encoded by the coding sequence ATGGAAAATGAAGAATATCCAAGTTATTGGTCATCGGTGTTTATTGGAGCAATCATTGTTGGTCTCATAATGTCAGTATTAGGATTGCTAAGTCAATACATGACCATTAACAGTGAACCCACAGGTGCTCCATTTGGATTGCCCCAATTGATCGGGATCCTAGTGTGTTTAGTTGGTGCAATTGGGGGATTCTTTGGTGTACGGCACTATGCTAAAGAAAATGAGATTACTTTTCCGATTGGAAAAGGAGCACTTATAGGACTATTTGTAGGTTTAGTAGGAACCTTGATCAGTACAGTTATCTCTATAATTTGGACATATCTGATTGATCCGGATTTAGGTCAGGCAGTGTATGACTGGAGTATTGCTAACCTTGAAGCAATGGGATTAACGGATGATCAATTAGAAGCTCAAATGAGATTTATTCCCGAGCCAAACTCTACCTCAGCAATGATAACACAAACAGGTATTTGGTTAGCTGTGCTTGGAATCCTCAACTCAGTTTCCGGGTTAATTGGTGCAAAAGTCTTTGCTAGCGAAGACGAGGATTAA